A genome region from Bradyrhizobium sp. WSM1417 includes the following:
- a CDS encoding ABC transporter substrate-binding protein, with product MGVTGRMLFVSMIAFASLGAMSEQRADQPTADNEIRIGNVMPYSGPLSEFGAIGQAEAAYFDMINARGGINGRKIRFITRDDNSDPTTALELTRKLVETDDVHLMFGSFGTPGNLAARWYLNAKKIPQLFVASGDEELSQAKAFPWTMGWQPSFRSEGRIYANYLQAYYPRKKIVVLWQNDQFGRALLKGMEEGLGDLNRLVLVDIAFDIADEHLDGHVSILKRAGADIFVFLGVPSTASKVIKLAASMKWRPVFIVNDASASIANAMAPAGLENSSGVISAAFLKDPSDPAWKDDPAMKDWFTFMDKYHHDESTNSSAALFGYAAAEALTQVLKQCGDDLSRENIMRQAASLRNYQPSVALPNIRMNTSPNSYLPIRQMRLVQFDGRSWQPFGEVIETAFTEGAAR from the coding sequence ATGGGCGTCACCGGCAGAATGCTGTTCGTTTCGATGATCGCGTTCGCGTCGCTCGGGGCGATGTCCGAGCAACGCGCCGATCAACCCACCGCCGACAACGAAATCCGCATCGGCAATGTCATGCCGTACTCGGGACCGCTCTCGGAGTTCGGCGCCATCGGCCAGGCGGAAGCCGCCTATTTCGACATGATCAACGCGCGCGGCGGTATCAACGGCCGCAAGATCCGCTTCATCACCCGCGACGACAATTCCGACCCGACGACCGCGCTGGAGCTGACGCGCAAGCTGGTCGAGACGGACGACGTGCATTTGATGTTCGGCTCGTTCGGCACGCCGGGCAATCTCGCCGCGCGCTGGTACCTGAACGCGAAGAAGATCCCACAATTGTTCGTCGCCTCCGGCGACGAGGAGCTGAGCCAGGCCAAGGCGTTTCCCTGGACCATGGGCTGGCAGCCATCGTTCCGGTCGGAGGGGCGCATCTACGCCAACTATCTCCAGGCCTATTATCCCAGGAAGAAGATCGTGGTGCTCTGGCAGAACGACCAGTTCGGGCGTGCGCTTCTCAAGGGCATGGAGGAAGGTCTTGGCGATCTGAACCGTCTCGTCCTCGTCGACATCGCCTTCGACATTGCCGATGAGCATCTCGACGGACACGTCTCGATCCTCAAGCGCGCAGGCGCCGATATCTTCGTCTTTCTCGGCGTGCCGTCGACGGCGTCCAAGGTGATCAAGCTGGCGGCATCAATGAAATGGCGCCCGGTCTTCATCGTCAACGACGCCTCCGCCTCGATCGCCAACGCGATGGCGCCCGCAGGCCTGGAGAATTCCTCCGGCGTGATCTCGGCGGCCTTCCTGAAGGATCCAAGCGATCCCGCATGGAAGGACGATCCTGCCATGAAGGACTGGTTCACTTTCATGGACAAGTACCATCACGACGAAAGCACCAACAGCAGCGCTGCACTCTTTGGCTACGCCGCGGCCGAGGCGCTGACGCAGGTGCTGAAGCAATGCGGCGACGATTTATCGCGCGAGAACATCATGCGTCAGGCGGCTTCGCTGAGGAATTATCAGCCCTCGGTCGCCCTGCCGAACATCAGGATGAACACCTCGCCAAACAGCTACCTGCCGATCAGGCAGATGCGGCTGGTCCAGTTCGACGGGCGCTCGTGGCAGCCTTTTGGCGAGGTGATCGAGACGGCGTTTACGGAAGGCGCGGCGCGGTGA
- a CDS encoding adenylate/guanylate cyclase domain-containing protein: MKQEISEEQRKSGILTGAAVAFLLLALPLAVWLDLTELSKTALRRQAIDLNSVITSVRSYYATNVVGRIIANPNGSTKVVHNYESVPGAIPIPATLSLELGRVIGAQQENITYRFVSDFPFQNRAPHQLDKFEKDALESLRNDPEQKIVETETSLFNDKVRLIAPVMMGPACVSCHNSHPESPKKDWKVGDVRGIQEVIIAQPIAANIFSFKFLLAYFLIAAGSGLSFLSLQRRQASRIKGMNKELESANDFLASLSMKISRYIPPQVYRSIFSGQKDVTIHTERKKLTIFFSDIQNFTATAERLQPELLTQLLNEYFTEMSAVAHEFGGTIDKFIGDAMLIFFGDPETKGDRADAQACLRMAWRMQHRLTELNAKWRASGIELPFKARMGINSGYCNVGNFGSSDRMDYTIIGAEANLAARLQSIAEPGGIVLSYETFALVSAHALPAITMKGISREVIPYSVDALNDASVETSGIITERAPGLELYLDPAVVKSGDAARVRLLLENALASLKPA, translated from the coding sequence TCCTCCTGCTCGCTTTGCCGCTCGCGGTTTGGCTGGACCTGACCGAGCTCAGCAAGACCGCGCTGCGGCGGCAGGCGATCGACCTGAATTCGGTGATCACGAGCGTGCGCAGCTACTACGCGACCAATGTAGTCGGGCGCATCATCGCCAATCCAAATGGCTCGACGAAAGTCGTTCACAACTACGAATCCGTCCCCGGCGCGATCCCGATCCCGGCGACGCTGTCGCTGGAGCTCGGGCGGGTGATCGGAGCGCAGCAGGAAAACATCACCTACCGTTTCGTCTCGGACTTCCCGTTCCAGAATCGCGCCCCGCACCAGCTCGACAAGTTCGAGAAGGATGCGCTCGAATCGCTTCGCAACGATCCCGAGCAGAAGATCGTCGAGACCGAGACCTCGCTGTTCAACGACAAGGTCCGGCTGATCGCTCCGGTGATGATGGGCCCGGCCTGCGTCAGCTGCCACAACAGCCACCCCGAAAGTCCGAAGAAGGATTGGAAGGTGGGTGACGTCAGGGGCATCCAGGAGGTGATCATCGCCCAGCCGATCGCCGCCAACATCTTCTCGTTCAAATTCCTCTTGGCCTATTTCCTGATCGCGGCCGGCAGCGGCTTATCGTTTCTCTCGCTGCAGCGCCGTCAGGCGAGCCGCATCAAGGGCATGAACAAGGAGCTCGAATCCGCCAACGACTTCCTCGCCTCACTCTCGATGAAGATCTCGCGTTACATTCCGCCGCAGGTCTACCGAAGCATCTTCTCTGGCCAGAAGGACGTCACCATCCACACCGAACGCAAGAAGCTCACCATCTTCTTCTCGGACATCCAGAACTTCACCGCGACGGCGGAGCGGCTCCAGCCGGAGTTGCTGACCCAGCTCCTCAACGAATATTTCACCGAGATGTCGGCGGTCGCCCACGAATTTGGCGGGACCATCGACAAGTTCATCGGCGATGCCATGCTGATCTTCTTCGGCGACCCCGAGACCAAGGGCGACCGCGCCGACGCCCAGGCCTGTCTCCGGATGGCCTGGCGCATGCAGCACCGCCTCACCGAGCTCAATGCGAAATGGCGCGCCTCCGGCATCGAGCTGCCGTTCAAGGCCCGCATGGGCATCAATTCCGGCTATTGCAATGTCGGCAATTTCGGCAGCAGCGACCGCATGGACTACACCATCATCGGTGCGGAGGCGAACCTCGCCGCGCGCCTGCAATCGATCGCCGAGCCCGGCGGCATCGTGCTGAGCTATGAAACCTTCGCGCTGGTCAGCGCCCACGCGCTGCCCGCGATCACGATGAAGGGCATCAGCCGCGAAGTGATTCCGTACTCCGTGGATGCGCTGAACGACGCTTCAGTGGAGACAAGCGGCATCATCACCGAGCGCGCACCGGGGCTGGAGCTCTATCTCGATCCCGCCGTGGTGAAATCCGGCGACGCAGCGCGGGTGCGCTTGCTGCTGGAGAACGCGCTGGCCTCACTGAAGCCGGCGTGA